A DNA window from Arachis duranensis cultivar V14167 chromosome 3, aradu.V14167.gnm2.J7QH, whole genome shotgun sequence contains the following coding sequences:
- the LOC107477250 gene encoding uncharacterized protein LOC107477250 isoform X1 codes for MGERKANPKMRNRKRKHSTVAATAATTTTTTNKNDDELQKPPKLPRTDSSAKPVEFAPPWKNLQFINCIQDKSLHLRSKVESAFNFVNSRVGDGDGDDSETIKLPRLLCFLNDWIQSLLFPSDKKPHADGFDAYIDIRCWEIFKFCLQESLKFHVTLNMSKNLLRPVELIARNALSLLEELSDCSGETLISDERLKLYDAALDCVSLVFSSHGGLSNENLGLWISTGKAVLELLLRMYDKNLDGSNMGDFALRFLWLVLQPFSKFLKVHPVRQSRFREFVDELLELLLHVSGELHLRVNGRSPIWTERAMKVVEEVLSHGLFHPVLVDEFLSLHGLQNYVASCDDASNDSKPAIQSYPRHLFDVLNKIITRKNAMAMGSVGLLFHSFVNSARKFKGTSVMYEANKTMEKMNDSRQSVPGENSSSNNIGADTQNSLLNFFVLIMEPFLLEINTCLKSEVDRKLQLVDLHGVLKSISNLLASFMQEKVYVRTEDTSGGACLNFFKIIFNSLMNTSTNILSLSNYDTTNRKEMEIYTLSANEIIVSMGYLLEIEYEVVGEELVNLWCIMLSYSSINCNMVNVFDQCSLSSSIPALGCQIINLYSQLRQVRIAIVTLCKAIRLIISGEGNTEECSSRLTLLSNEVHYESVEKLLSSQKFVHAVYKAVEAIPEGQVSGCIRQITEDISESLNWMKDFSPLVDAEKLQIFNLQVKLLGGGLSSLYCLVLDSVMVTEGNSNLVGVAVKELVATLRSHLSTLVGQQGDSICNFLSSVLGGTVDGVVGKGKFLKKFGRFSQWALVFFFQLFVSCRILLRQAISLMPPGLSNKVSAEVGDVTAYSAFELMERIDEIDTGYFTWIAQPSASLLVVLQYISDIYHKYGSDDSCPLTYVFQSMILQRLVDLDRNIELLKYLQKKRYRSRITALKEEAAGLTDLMMENLSHVYQSPVFESDDVACEDVIFLGTQRNRWNRGVYVANKNSLPTAIWLSLCKNVDIWGNHASKKHLKKFLSHLLHTSLRCERSSLQESALQKINECNKQFSGARHATDLFSQISSQLLSDSLLYEQKFIHRNLASRFCHALEKAVQPLFSNFANTNLNLQRSPNWLEYLSAIDKSAVVRDEDISIEEKTKSITNKSFTVCHHLLNLLCSMPNINASSFSCLVTCIFNLERLLVSALVYFWSSGHQDYFCKYLRLFVVCRKALRHVIMGFCEKTDTIQSSTDSIISEGSFPVLWLSKSLSVIVGIKEAFSAENSILFKSLICSLMDHTSYILAGIIKYQIIHGVSIDKEAGDLCEEISNDSSNENDSLLPSSQHLDSAKLEALKCITLICKNLKEQTQSLVVLQKDVTWANERMNLPYADINRLSSAISCYIGILGGLTSGMGQTDASSSEPKILLWKDLAELVDFLVSRLLVHNNQLPESFCDKSFEKPVNKFLLGTKHCSLESSVSKADNLPGTQDESKGTTCSTSSAIDNVSNIVGDIGKMLNSESKSYVASVLNKPLLHSFLKGSHPEVAFLLRQLLIASSFLLRLNVMEGNSSLLSSFVPTFIEISQVLLLEFTEMVEVPQESAFLLLDGVLSYLRELASFFSFTEPTSSSNVHTKLVQILMRAIGKTILLQGKRATLTFHERQSSTKTLHKASSEAYSYSEMYCFYLDEFKTRLRTSFKSYIMSPSELHLLSTIQDIERALVGVREECSMIYDLETSKNGGKCSSLVAAGIDCFDMILEFVSGRKGLKLIKRHCQGLVPALFNIIVHLKSPLIFYATSGTVASNLDPGPAILMCVEVLVTVSRKHAVFPMDVWHVGHLLHIPGVIFQDFNQLKISKASGQPDSSVILEDQIPQQVEGVNFSHVDRQFTIHLFVACCQLLCTTIRHRLSECKQCVAHLEASVAVLLNCLETVVDNESTVNKGCFSWEIDEGVKCACFLRRVFEEIRQQKDIFGRQCSLFLSNYIWVYTGYGPKRGGIRREIDEALRPGIYALIDICSVDDLQYLHTVFGEGPCRNTLASLQHDYKLNFKYEGKV; via the exons ATGGGCGAACGCAAAGCAAATCCAAAAATGCGAAATAGAAAGCGAAAACACTCCACCGTTGCCGCCACTgccgccaccaccaccaccaccaccaacaagaACGACGACGAACTCCAAAAACCTCCCAAACTTCCCCGGACTGATTCTTCAGCCAAACCCGTGGAGTTTGCGCCTCCATGGAAAAATCTCCAATTCATAAACTGCATTCAAGACAAAAGCCTTCACCTTCGCAG TAAGGTAGAATCAGCGTTCAATTTTGTGAATTCAAGAgttggtgatggtgatggtgatgacTCTGAAACCATAAAACTACCAAGACTACTATGTTTCCTCAATGATTGGATACAATCACTGTTGTTTCCTTCAGATAAGAAGCCTCATGCTGATGGGTTTGATGCTTATATTGACATCCGTTGTTGGGAGATATTCAAGTTCTGCTTGCAGGAGTCTTTGAAGTTTCATGTAACTTTGAACATGTCAAAGAATCTCCTGCGGCCAGTAGAGCTTATTGCCAGAAATGCTCTCTCACTCCTTGAGGAGTTGTCTGATTGTTCAGGAGAAACTTTAATATCCGATGAAAGGTTGAAGCTTTATGATGCTGCTCTTGATTGTGTTTCGTTGGTGTTTTCATCCCATGGAGGGTTGTCAAATGAAAATTTGGGCTTGTGGATTTCGACAGGGAAGGCAGTGCTTGAGCTTTTATTGCGAATGTATGACAAGAACCTTGATGGAAGCAATATGGGTGATTTTGCACTACGGTTTCTGTGGTTGGTGCTTCAGCCATTCTCCAAGTTTTTGAAGGTCCATCCAGTTAGGCAAAGTAGATTTCGTGAGTTTGTGGATGAACTCCTCGAGCTGCTGTTGCATGTTTCCGGTGAGTTGCATCTTCGGGTTAATGGAAGGAGTCCCATTTGGACGGAAAGAGCAATGAAGGTGGTGGAAGAAGTTCTTTCCCATGGACTATTTCATCCGGTGCTTGTGGATGAATTTTTAAGCTTACATGGTTTACAAAACTATGTTGCTTCATGTGATGATGCATCAAATGATTCAAAACCAGCTATTCAGAGTTATCCTAGACATTTATTTGATGtactaaacaaaattataaccAGAAAGAATGCTATGGCAATGGGTAGTGTAGGTTTGTTATTTCACTCATTTGTTAATTCGgcaagaaaattcaaaggaACTTCAGTGATGTATGAAGCGAACAAGACAATGGAGAAAATGAATGATTCAAGGCAATCCGTACCTGGAGAAAATAGCAGCTCAAATAACATTGGTGCGGACACTCAAAATTCACTTCTTAACTTTTTTGTACTAATCATGGAGCCGTTTTTGCTTGAGATCAATACTTGTCTCAAAAGTGAAGTTGATAGGAAACTCCAGTTGGTGGATCTTCATGGTGTACTCAAGTCTATCAGTAATTTGCTTGCTAGTTTTATGCAAGAGAAGGTGTATGTGAGAACAGAGGACACTTCTGGAGGAGCCTGTCTTAATTTCTTCAAGATTATATTTAATTCCCTGATGAATACTTCCACTAACATTCTCAGCCTCTCAAACTATGATACAACTAACAGGAAGGAGATGGAAATATATACTTTATCAGCTAATGAGATAATAGTTTCTATGGGATATCTTCTGGAGATTGAATATGAGGTTGTTGGAGAAGAGTTGGTGAATTTATGGTGCATTATGTTGTCATACTCTTCCATCAATTGCAACATGGTGAATGTCTTTGACCAATGTTCATTATCTTCGAGTATACCTGCTCTGGGTTGCCAAATAATTAACCTCTACAGTCAACTACGCCAG GTGAGAATTGCAATTGTAACATTGTGCAAAGCAATAAGGCTTATTATATCTGGTGAGGGTAATACTGAGGAATGTTCTTCTAGGTTGACACTTCTGTCTAATGAAGTTCATTATGAATCAGTTGAGAAGCTGTTATCTTCACAGAAGTTTGTCCATGCAGTTTATAAGGCTGTTGAAGCTATTCCAGAAGGGCAAGTGAGTGGATGTATTAGACAGATAACAGAAGATATATCAGAATCACTTAATTGGATGAAGGATTTCTCTCCATTGGTTGATGCTGAAAAATTGCAAATTTTTAATCTGCAAGTGAAACTTTTGGGTGGAGGCCTGTCCAGTTTGTATTGTTTAGTGCTTGATTCAGTGATGGTTACTGAGGGTAACAGCAATCTTGTTGGAGTGGCTGTAAAAGAATTAGTGGCAACATTGCGTTCACACTTGAGTACTCTTGTTGGACAGCAAGGAGATTCCATCTGCAATTTCCTTTCATCTGTCTTGGGAGGAACTGTTGATGGGGTGGTTGGAAAGGGAaagtttttgaagaaatttgGTAGGTTCAGCCAATGggcccttgtgttcttctttcaGTTGTTTGTGTCCTGCCGAATCTTACTTAGGCAGGCAATTAGCCTTATGCCACCTGGTTTATCAAACAAAGTTTCTGCTGAGGTGGGGGATGTCACAGCATATTCCGCCTTTGAGTTGATGGAGAGGATTGATGAGATAGACACTGGCTATTTTACTTGGATTGCTCAGCCTTCTGCTTCCCTCCTTGTTGTTTTGCAATATATTTCAGACATATATCACAAGTATGGTTCAGATGATTCTTGTCCTCTTACATATGTATTTCAATCAATGATTCTTCAGAGGCTTGTTGATTTGGATAGGAATATTGAACTGCTCAAGTATTTGCAGAAGAAACGTTACAGATCCCGAATCACAGCATTGAAGGAAGAGGCTGCTGGACTTACTGATCTTATGATGGAAAACTTATCACATGTATATCAATCCCCAGTCTTTGAATCTGATGATGTAGCTTGTGAGGATGTAATTTTCCTGGGTACACAAAGAAACAGATGGAATCGAGGAGTTTATGTTGCCAACAAAAATTCATTGCCAACAGCCATTTGGTTGAGTCTTTGCAAAAATGTTGATATATGGGGCAATCATGCTTCCAAGAAGCATTTGAAAAAGTTCTTATCACATTTACTTCATACTTCTCTTCGCTGTGAAAGAAGCAGTTTGCAGGAGTCAGCACTGCAAAAGATCAATGAGTGTAACAAGCAGTTTTCAGGAGCCAGGCATGCAACAGATCTTTTCTCACAAATATCGTCCCAACTTCTAAGTGATTCACTTTTATATGAACAGAAA TTTATCCACAGGAATCTGGCCTCAAGATTTTGCCATGCCTTAGAGAAAGCTGTACAGCCGTTATTTAGTAATTTTGCAAATACTAATCTCAATCTTCAGAGATCACCTAATTGGCTTGAGTATTTGAGTGCTATTGACAAGTCGGCTGTGGTTCGTGATGAAGATATCAGCATAGAAGAAAAGACCAAATCTATTACCAACAAAAGTTTCACAGTTTGCCACCATTTGCTCAATCTATTGTGTTCAATGCCGAATATAAATGCAAGTTCATTTTCATGCCTTGTGACTTGTATTTTCAACCTTGAAAG GCTTCTTGTCAGTGCCTTAGTATATTTTTGGAGTTCAGGGCACCAGGATTATTTTTGTAAGTATTTGAGATTATTTGTAGTTTGCAGGAAGGCCTTAAGGCATGTAATAATGGGATTTTGTGAGAAGACAGACACTATCCAATCGTCAACAGACTCAATTATTTCTGAAGGTTCATTTCCTGTTTTGTGGCTTTCAAAGTCATTATCTGTGATTGTTGGAATTAAAGAAGCCTTCTCAGCAGAAAATTCTATTCTATTTAAATCTCTGATCTGTTCTTTAATGGATCACACATCATACATATTGGCGGggataataaaatatcaaattattcatGGAGTTTCCATTGATAAagaagctggggatctttgTGAAGAGATCTCCAATGATTCTAGCAATGAAAATGATTCTTTGCTTCCATCTTCTCAGCATCTAGATTCTGCCAAGCTTGAGGCATTGAAATGCATAACCCTTATTTGTAAGAATTTGAAAGAGCAGACACAAAGCTTGGTTGTTTTGCAGAAGGATGTTACTTGGGCCAATGAGCGAATGAATCTTCCTTATGCGGATATAAATAGATTGTCTTCTGCAATTTCTTGCTATATTGGAATTTTAGGGGGACTCACATCTGGCATGGGCCAAACAGATGCAAGTAGTAGTGAACCTAAAATATTGTTGTGGAAAGATCTTGCGGAGCTTGTTGATTTTCTTGTAAGCAGATTGCTTGTCCACAATAATCAACTCCCAGAAAGTTTTTGTGACAAAAGTTTTGAGAAACCAGTCAACAAATTTTTGTTGGGTACAAAACATTGTTCACTTGAAAGCTCAGTTTCCAAGGCTGATAACTTACCTGGTACACAAGACGAATCTAAAGGCACGACTTGTTCCACTTCATCAGCAATTGATAATGTCTCTAATATTGTTGGTGATATTGGAAAGATGTTGAACTCAGAAAGTAAAAGCTATGTTGCCAGTGTTTTGAATAAGCCTTTGTTACATAGCTTTCTAAAAGGTAGTCATCCTGAAGTAGCATTTTTACTAAGGCAACTTTTAATTGCCTCCTCATTTCTTTTGAGGCTAAATGTGATGGAAGGCAATTCTTCTTTGCTTTCAAGTTTTGTACCTACTTTCATTGAAATTTCACAAGTCCTGTTGTTAGAATTTACTGAGATGGTCGAAGTTCCACAAGAATCGGCTTTTCTATTGTTAGATGGTGTTCTGAGCTATCTGAGAGAATTAGCCAGTTTTTTCTCCTTCACGGAACCAACCTCATCTAGTAATGTTCATACAAAATTGGTACAGATTCTTATGAGGGCAATTGGGAAGACCATATTGCTGCAAGGAAAAAGGGCAACACTAACGTTTCATGAAAGACAGTCAAGCACCAAGACACTTCATAAAGCATCATCTGAAGCATATTCTTATAGTGAAATGTACTGCTTTTACTTGGATGAATTTAAAACCAGGCTTCGCACAtcattcaaatcatatattatgAGCCCATCAGAGTTGCATCTTTTATCTACTATACAGGACATTGAGAGAGCTCTGGTTGGAGTACGAGAAGAATGTTCCATGATCTATGACTTAGAAACCAGTAAAAATGGTGGAAAATGTTCGTCACTTGTTGCAGCTGGAATTGATTGCTTTGATATGATTCTTGAATTTGTTTCAG GTCGGAAAGGCTTGAAGCTGATTAAAAGACACTGTCAGGGCTTAGTACCTGCTCTTTTCAACATTATTGTGCATTTGAAGAGCCCGCTTATTTTTTATGCGACATCTGGAACAGTTGCCAGCAACCTGGATCCAGGTCCAGCCATACTTATGTGTGTTGAAGTGCTCGTTACagtttcaaggaaacatgctgTATTTCCCATGGATGTGTGGCATGTAGGTCACTTGTTACATATTCCAGGTGTAATCTTTCAGGATTTCAATCAGCTTAAAATTTCTAAAGCTTCCGGTCAACCAGATTCCTCAGTGATTTTGGAAGACCAAATTCCTCAGCAAGTAGAGGGAGTGAACTTCTCTCATGTAGATCGGCAGTTTACAATTCACCTATTTGTTGCCTGTTGTCAGCTATTGTGTACCACAATTAGGCATCGCCTGAG TGAGTGCAAGCAGTGTGTTGCCCATCTTGAAGCTTCTGTTGCTGTTCTTCTTAATTGTTTGGAGACAGTAGTGGATAATGAATCAACAGTAAACAAAGGTTGCTTTTCATGGGAAATTGATGAGGGAGTGAAATGTGCTTGTTTTCTGCGGAGGGTATTTGAAGAG ATAAGACAGCAAAAAGATATATTCGGCCGGCAATGTTCTCTGTTCTTATCCAACTATATATGGGTTTACACAGGTTATGGTCCAAAAAGAGGTGGCATCAGAAG AGAAATTGATGAAGCTCTAAGACCCGGTATCTATGCTTTGATAGATATTTGTTCAGTTGATGATCTTCAATATCTTCATACTGTTTTTGGGG AGGGACCTTGCAGAAATACCCTAGCAAGTCTACAACATGATTACAAACTCAATTTCAAATATGAGGGAAAAGTTTAA